A single region of the Maylandia zebra isolate NMK-2024a linkage group LG17, Mzebra_GT3a, whole genome shotgun sequence genome encodes:
- the ushbp1 gene encoding colorectal mutant cancer protein, translating to MEDFRRGRCDSLDAGSRCDKEAMSPSDYISLYHEGCDPAVILEPTPAELAQCEAEVGTLLNIIAELNKKMGSLKAPSEPDDTRPPAPSRPLVPDLLSHRLVRSSPERNSPTSKPPLNDQGGSGVVWSKLQEVLSSVEDSISFRRTWAAPITASDQEKHREHLRAAQENWVKASQILEEMEREFGISCRSSFPRDQYQEDMLDGDKQESALRSPPQSSISQVEEEKNKLVGLHKAWRSGGHIPSYRPTAGALSPDWASPPYPGSPLLHRRANRAVTPLTVGGDGSPLGSVNSGSLCPSPLSLESETERLNRCIERLKARNERLTAALERRKGESEQINLTLNRLESDCSALQMALRYCEECEEAYGELLSLYDARKQQSSPQQSVSAEPVGDIRDPDSPLAQLRKMGTEELSTSFSTAGVTEETETASHTGQRTPEPEDREAALRQQIVRLKRDRAAICLPKPGPGAEAKLSPPGQRGGHMTKDKPDNKKEKASLFYELISVREEMSDLRALIRLKEKELRCLEWSLMDQKAQGAAGVFIPESLQEEVEDRRTEQQRLCENAAKLGCEGDIAGYRTRPILKELQAVLQREQALKKRLALVHESLNAAVSDSSSHRRDNAEQIARLTQAHSKALSSYRQIRRKYREQVWRLEQKLAASMESRHGQGGAAKAAEEALEWRREETVL from the exons ATGGAG GATTTCAGGCGAGGCAGATGTGACAGTCTGGATGCAGGGTCAAGGTGTGACAAGGAGGCGATGAGCCCGAGTGACTATATCTCCCTCTACCACGAGGGCTGTGACCCTGCAGTCATCCTCGAGCCTACACCAGCAGAGCTGGCTCAGTGTGAGGCTGAAGTGGGCACGCTGCTCAACATCATTGCTGAACTGAACAAGAAGATGGGGTCACTAAAAGCTCCAAG TGAACCAGATGACACGAGACCGCCGGCTCCATCCAGGCCTCTGGTTCCAGATCTTCTGTCTCACCGGCTCGTTAGAAGCAGCCCAGAAAGAAACAGCCCAACATCTAAACCTCCACTGAATGACCAAG GAGGCAGTGGTGTTGTCTGGAGCAAACTGCAGGAGGTTTTATCATCAGTGGAGGACTCCATCAGCTTCAGAAGGACCTGGGCGGCCCCCATCACAGCTTCTGACCAGGAAAAGCACAGAGAGCATCTGAGAGCAGCTCAAGAGAACTGGGTTAAAGCCAGCCAG ATATTGGAAGAGATGGAAAGAGAGTTTGGGATTTCGTGCCGGTCGAGCTTCCCAAGAGACCAGTACCAGGAAGACATGCTGGATGGGGACAAACAGGAGTCTGCTCTCAGAAGCCCCCCACAGAGCAGCATCAGCCAGGTGGAAGAGGAGAAGAACAAG CTGGTTGGTCTCCATAAAGCCTGGAGGTCTGGCGGCCACATTCCTTCCTACCGGCCCACTGCTGGGGCCCTAAGTCCAGACTGGGCCTCGCCCCCCTATCCCGGTTCACCTTTACTCCAcaggagagccaacagagctgTGACGCCTCTGACTGTGGGTGGGGATGGATCTCCACTGGGATCAGTTAACTCGGGCAGTCTCTGTCCCAGCCCCCTTAGCCTGGAGTCTGAGACAGAGCGGCTCAACAG ATGCATCGAGAGGCTGAAGGCCAGAAACGAACGTCTCACTGCAGCTCTGGAGCGAAGGAAAGGAGAGTCGGAGCAGATCAATCTCACGCTGAACAGGCTTGAGTCCGACTGCTCGGCCCTGCAGATGGCTCTCAGATACTG TGAGGAGTGTGAAGAGGCCTACGGCGAGCTGCTGTCGCTTTATGACGCCaggaagcagcaaagcagtccTCAGCAGAGTGTCTCAGCAG AGCCGGTCGGTGACATTCGGGACCCAGACAGTCCATTAGCTCAGCTGAGGAAAATGGGCACTGAAGAGCTGTCCACCTCCTTCTCGACAGCAGGGGTCACAGAGGAGACGGAAACAGCGAGTCACACCGGGCAGAG GACGCCCGAGCCCGAGGATCGGGAGGCGGCTCTCCGGCAGCAAATTGTGCGCCTGAAGAGGGACCGGGCAGCCATTTGCCTCCCTAAGCCAGGTCCAGGAGCAGAGGCCAAACTGAGCCCACCTGGACAAAGAGGGGGTCACATGACTAAAGACAAGCCTGATAACAAGAAGGAGAAGGCTTCCCTGTTTTATGAACTGATCTCAGTCAGG GAGGAGATGTCAGATCTGCGAGCTTTAATCCGCCTCAAGGAGAAAGAGCTGAGGTGTCTGGAGTGGAGTTTAATGGACCAGAAGGCTCAGGGAGCAGCTGGGGTCTTCATCCCAGAAAGTCTccaagaggaggtggaggatcGTAGGACTGAACAACAG AGGCTCTGTGAGAACGCAGCGAAGCTCGGTTGTGAAGGGGACATCGCTGGTTATAGGACAAGACCCATCCTGAAAGAGCTGCAGGCGGTCCTGCAGAG GGAGCAAGCCTTGAAGAAGCGGCTGGCTTTGGTCCATGAGTCACTGAACGCAGCCGTCTCAGACAGTTCCTCCCACAGGAGGGACAATGCGGAGCAGATAGCTCGCCTCACACAAGCTCACAG CAAAGCCTTGAGTTCATACCGTCAGATACGGAGGAAGTATCGGGAGCAGGTGTGGCGGCTGGAGCAGAAATTGGCGGCCTCGATGGAGAGTCGACACGGCCAGGGCGGAGCTGCAAAAGCTGCAGAGGAAGCCTTGGAGTGGAGGAGGGAAGAGACTGTTTTATAA
- the babam1 gene encoding BRISC and BRCA1-A complex member 1 yields MDTPEPGQADGEERLVELRPRTRSNPEGAEDRRSSTGSLGGNGNPSISQPAVGSRVEGEGEASTSDSPPSSTTATISVSTAQAVAPTAVTGATAAASAAVPLSTTAVSTKDWPKSTQQHPTLTTSVPSPAEYQLRVPRVNCPEKVIICLDLSEEMSLPKLESFNGSKTNALNISQKMIEMFVRTKHKIDKRHEFALVVVNDDALWLSGFTSDPRELCSCLYDLETNVCESFNLEDLLNVIHQKIELPLMENIQTIPPPYVVRTVLIYSRHAGQLQFNPSEAVSKMLQSPYFFFDVVYLHNGVEEQGDETSWRDNYTSFSNLDSKGMCYRFEVSLGGPAIELHNCMAKLLAHPLQRPFQSHASYSLLEGDDPQDIEATV; encoded by the exons ATGGACACACCAGAGCCCGGCCAGGCAGATGGAGAGGAGCGTCTTGTAGAGCTCCGACCTCGAACGCGCTCCAACCCAGAGGGTGCTGAGGACCGACGCAGCAGCACTGGCAGCCTCGGAGGCAACGGGAACCCCAGCATATCTCAGCCTGCCGTGGGAAGTCGTGTGGAGGGAGAAGGTGAGGCCTCGACCAGCGACAGCCCTCCAAGTTCCACCACCGCAACCATCTCAGTGTCTACGGCTCAGGCTGTGGCTCCTACTGCCGTCACAGGTGCGACTGCTGCGGCCAGTGCTGCGGTACCACTGTCCACTACGGCCGTGTCAACCAAAGACTGGCCAAAGTCCACACAGCAGCACCCCACACTCACCACGTCCGTCCCTTCACCGGCAGAGTATCAGCTCAGAGTGCCCCGTGTAAACTGCCCAGAGAAAGTG ATTATCTGCTTAGATCTTTCTGAAGAGATGTCTTTGCCAAAGCTGGAGTCCTTTAACGG GTCTAAAACGAATGCTCTGAACATATCCCAGAAGATGATTGAGATGTTTGtcagaacaaaacacaagatTGACAAACGGCACGAGTTTGCTCTGGTGGTCGTCAACGATGACGCCCTGTGG CTGTCAGGCTTTACCTCTGATCCCAGGGAGCTGTGTAGCTGCTTGTATGACCTGGAGACCAACGTGTGCGAGTCCTTCA ACCTGGAAGATCTCCTTAATGTCAT ACATCAGAAAATCGAGCTGCCGTTGATGGAGAATATTCAGACTATCCCGCCTCCGTATGTGGTGCGGACTGTGCTTATCTACAGCCGTCATGCTGGGCAGCTGCAGTTCAACCCATCTGAGGCTGTTAGT AAAATGCTGCAGTCGCCATATTTTTTCTTCGACGTGGTCTATTTGCACAACGGGGTGGAAGAGCAGGGGGATGAGACCAGCTGGAGG GACAACTACACCTCTTTCAGTAACCTGGACTCTAAGGGCATGTGTTACCGCTTTGAGGTTTCCTTAGGCGGACCCGCCATTGAGCTGCACAATTGCATGGCCAAACTTCTGGCTCACCCTTTACAAAGGCCTTTCCAGAGTCATGCATCTTACAGCCTGCTGGAGGGGGACGACCCCCAGGACATTGAGGCAACAGTTTAA